The genomic stretch ATTAGTTGATTTTGAGTTAAATACTTCCCTTATTTATTCTCGTTACTTGATGGTCTGAAAATGTGTGGTAGATATGCTCTCGGCGTGGTATGTCATGTCCCTCTACTCACTCGACTTCTATAGGCAGACAACAAGGTATCTAACAAACAGAACAGCGCATGGCCTTCATGCGTCGTCGCCTCCAAGAACAAGGCCTCCAGGTCGACGAAGCGCCCTCCGATGACGAGGTCCGAGAAACCTACAACTTCGCTCCGGGGAACTTTGGTGCTGTCTATCGTgcggatatatatccttcTGAACACGGCGAGGGACAATATGAGAACGACGACAGCGGACCTCACAATACATCACGTACCCAGAATAGAGATGGAGGGAAAGACGAACAAACGCAATCAAGCTCCCAGCTCCACTACAAAATCCAAAGTATGAAGTGGGGACTGGTTCCGTCTTGGACGAAGCGGAAACCAGATTACGGGTCGCTGATGCGGACGATCAATTGTCGGGATGACTCGTTGGTCGAGGATCGCGGGATGTGGACGTCTatgaagcggaagaagaggtgtGTGATTGTCTGCCA from Aspergillus oryzae RIB40 DNA, chromosome 1 encodes the following:
- a CDS encoding SOS response-associated peptidase (predicted protein), whose protein sequence is MCGRYALGVRMAFMRRRLQEQGLQVDEAPSDDEVRETYNFAPGNFGAVYRADIYPSEHGEGQYENDDSGPHNTSRTQNRDGGKDEQTQSSSQLHYKIQSMKWGLVPSWTKRKPDYGSLMRTINCRDDSLVEDRGMWTSMKRKKRCVIVCQGFYEWLKKGPGGKEKVPHFVKRKDGELMLFAGLWDCVSYEVRR